A region from the Paraburkholderia youngii genome encodes:
- a CDS encoding DUF4863 family protein — MSAQEFQRLIAGVTGQLAGRPLDAALADWLNDTWPADSPTFHELANACRTGVAEGWLCNREAGGIRYGRIFKALPDTHGFSVDVVDMQDIAGPHHVHPHGEIDLIMPLTEGATFDGHPAGWCVYGPGSAHRPTVANGQALVLYLLPQGAIEFTRA, encoded by the coding sequence ATGTCCGCACAGGAATTCCAGCGCCTGATCGCAGGCGTCACTGGGCAACTCGCCGGGCGGCCGCTCGACGCCGCGCTCGCCGACTGGCTGAACGACACCTGGCCCGCCGACAGTCCCACCTTTCACGAACTCGCGAACGCATGCCGCACAGGCGTCGCCGAAGGCTGGCTGTGCAACCGCGAGGCCGGCGGCATCCGCTACGGCCGCATCTTCAAGGCGTTGCCCGACACGCACGGCTTTTCCGTCGACGTCGTCGACATGCAGGACATTGCCGGTCCGCACCACGTCCATCCGCACGGCGAGATCGATCTGATCATGCCGCTCACCGAAGGCGCGACGTTCGACGGCCATCCGGCCGGCTGGTGCGTGTACGGCCCCGGCTCCGCGCATCGGCCGACCGTCGCGAACGGCCAGGCGCTGGTGCTGTATCTGCTGCCGCAAGGGGCGATCGAATTCACGCGCGCTTGA
- a CDS encoding helix-turn-helix transcriptional regulator — MNQKYPPAPLDATDGDAARAERTERAGDRAAERGGDREERDPFLTAMGERVRLLRARRGMTRKTLAAETGLSERHLANLESGVGNASVLVLRQLAAALNCPLAEVIGDETTASAEWLLIRELLQGRDQAALQRARIALAEMFAQAPRDPHRKDRIALIGLRGAGKSTLGRMLAQERKVPFIELTRVIEQLAGCPPSEIHSLYGASAYRRYEQRALEAVIQEHSRAVIASPGGLVSESGTFNVLLSHCFTVWLQATPEEHMRRVVAQGDLRPMSGNREAMDDLKRILAGRAQLYGRADMTFDTSEKTLADAYLQLRDRLAARLAAEAPDEARVN, encoded by the coding sequence ATGAACCAAAAGTACCCCCCCGCACCGTTGGACGCAACCGACGGCGACGCGGCCCGCGCCGAACGCACCGAGCGCGCGGGTGACCGCGCGGCCGAACGCGGCGGTGATCGCGAAGAACGCGACCCGTTCCTGACCGCGATGGGCGAGCGCGTGCGTTTGCTGCGCGCTCGCCGCGGCATGACACGCAAGACGCTGGCGGCCGAAACCGGTTTGTCGGAGCGGCATCTGGCGAATCTCGAATCCGGCGTCGGCAATGCGTCGGTGCTGGTGCTGCGGCAGCTCGCGGCCGCGCTGAACTGCCCGCTCGCCGAGGTGATCGGCGACGAAACCACTGCGTCGGCCGAATGGCTGCTGATTCGCGAACTGCTGCAGGGGCGCGACCAGGCGGCGCTGCAGCGCGCGCGCATCGCGCTCGCGGAGATGTTCGCGCAGGCGCCGCGTGACCCACATCGCAAGGACCGGATTGCGCTGATCGGTCTGCGCGGCGCGGGCAAGTCGACGCTCGGACGCATGCTCGCGCAGGAGCGCAAGGTGCCGTTCATCGAACTCACGCGCGTGATCGAACAGCTCGCGGGTTGTCCGCCGTCGGAGATTCATTCGCTATACGGCGCGAGCGCGTATCGACGCTACGAGCAGCGCGCGCTAGAGGCGGTGATCCAGGAACATTCGCGCGCGGTGATCGCGTCCCCGGGCGGGCTCGTGTCGGAATCGGGCACGTTCAACGTGCTGCTGTCGCACTGCTTTACCGTGTGGTTGCAGGCGACGCCCGAAGAACATATGCGCCGCGTCGTCGCGCAAGGCGATCTGCGGCCGATGTCCGGCAACCGCGAGGCGATGGACGACCTGAAACGCATCCTTGCCGGGCGCGCGCAGCTGTACGGGCGCGCCGACATGACGTTCGACACCAGCGAAAAGACGCTCGCCGATGCGTACCTGCAGTTGCGCGACCGTCTCGCCGCGCGTCTCGCGGCGGA